ATTGTGGAGATGGGAGAGGCCGTTTCTCTCTGCGAAAATCCGCAGCAGCCATACACGCAGGCGCTCATCGCAGCAACCCCGGAGTTCAGCGTAAAATAATGCATGGACGTGACCAGGAGGTGACTTGCCGGCACGTACTATTGCGTCACGCGGAGACCCGCGCATGGGCACAACTTCCTGGGTGGACATCGTCGGCTATATCGCCGCCACCTGCACTACGATCGCCTACCTTCCTCAAGTCATCATGGTCTGGCGCAGCAAAGATGCCTCGGGCGTAAGTTGGGGGATGGTGTTGCT
This genomic stretch from Terriglobus saanensis SP1PR4 harbors:
- a CDS encoding SemiSWEET transporter: MPARTIASRGDPRMGTTSWVDIVGYIAATCTTIAYLPQVIMVWRSKDASGVSWGMVLLLCIGLSLWLVFGLAIHRLPVILVNGLTLILTGTMVVLKLKYDAQRKQNA